One genomic region from Chthonomonas calidirosea T49 encodes:
- a CDS encoding DUF1559 domain-containing protein has protein sequence MKHHCRMAFTLIELLVVIAIIAILAAILFPVFAQAREKARAISCLSNLKQQGLALNMYVQDYDETFPINLYLGQNNGNACVMTSYQEIQPYQKNSLIVVCPSDGTPLNFPVAMQTIGLPAPCPVSPVLIKVSYQPNYALIDDGDPNPIFAGETGRPVHRLAEVQFPVETSAFADATVTLQGPTSAFCLFCSPVQARHNTTVNSVYADGHAKVVHTKPYTDANGNPYVGTQLDGQSTKAYVVTDAGPYQNSTELWGIPYQKSDGSWGLLP, from the coding sequence ATGAAGCACCATTGTCGCATGGCTTTCACGTTAATTGAGCTGCTCGTCGTTATTGCAATTATCGCGATATTGGCAGCTATTCTGTTCCCTGTCTTTGCACAGGCGCGTGAAAAGGCACGAGCCATCTCTTGTCTCTCCAACTTGAAACAGCAAGGGCTGGCCTTAAACATGTACGTACAGGACTATGATGAGACTTTTCCTATCAATCTCTACTTAGGGCAGAACAACGGGAACGCCTGCGTGATGACGAGCTATCAAGAGATACAGCCCTACCAGAAGAACTCGTTGATAGTGGTGTGCCCTTCCGACGGCACACCGCTCAACTTTCCGGTGGCTATGCAGACGATCGGATTACCAGCTCCTTGCCCGGTTTCCCCGGTTCTTATCAAAGTGAGCTATCAGCCCAACTATGCGCTGATTGATGATGGCGATCCCAATCCGATTTTTGCCGGGGAGACCGGCAGACCAGTGCACCGATTGGCCGAAGTGCAGTTCCCTGTAGAGACCAGTGCCTTTGCCGACGCCACCGTTACCCTCCAAGGCCCTACTTCGGCTTTCTGCCTATTTTGTTCCCCGGTGCAGGCACGCCATAACACCACGGTCAACTCGGTCTATGCCGATGGTCATGCAAAGGTGGTACACACAAAGCCCTATACCGATGCAAATGGCAACCCTTACGTTGGCACCCAGCTCGACGGGCAGAGCACAAAAGCCTATGTGGTTACGGATGCTGGGCCGTATCAAAACAGCACGGAGCTTTGGGGCATTCCTTATCAAAAGTCGGATGGGAGTTGGGGCCTGCTTCCGTAG